Proteins encoded by one window of Candidatus Polarisedimenticolia bacterium:
- a CDS encoding SUMF1/EgtB/PvdO family nonheme iron enzyme encodes MNRIMIVVSIAMGLLMSVAWADGDKSNRTPVKKCGADSVPVGSVCLDIYEVSVWRVPDPTTTNALLVKKIQLGVATRADLTAGRATQLGTIIDDDYAPCAISGQNCANDIFAVSLPSEIPAANITWFQALEACANAGKRLPTSAEWQMGVTGTPDPGPDNGTTDCNTASGGPVSLTGARDGCVSARGAFDMVGNLAEWVADWVPAPTNCVGWASFSDDDMCLAGASTTSNFPGALTRGGAFVSLGGRLAGPFAVHPFSPFHASGFIGFRCAR; translated from the coding sequence ATGAACCGAATCATGATCGTGGTGTCGATTGCCATGGGGCTGCTGATGAGCGTGGCTTGGGCGGACGGCGACAAATCCAACCGGACGCCGGTGAAGAAATGCGGGGCCGATTCAGTACCGGTGGGGTCGGTCTGCCTCGACATCTACGAGGTGAGCGTCTGGCGGGTGCCCGACCCGACCACGACGAACGCGCTCCTGGTGAAGAAAATCCAGCTTGGCGTCGCCACCCGGGCTGATCTGACGGCGGGAAGGGCGACCCAGCTGGGCACGATTATCGATGACGACTACGCGCCGTGCGCGATAAGCGGCCAGAACTGCGCCAACGACATCTTCGCCGTCAGCCTGCCTTCGGAGATTCCCGCGGCGAACATCACCTGGTTCCAGGCGCTGGAAGCATGCGCCAATGCTGGCAAGCGTCTGCCGACGAGCGCGGAGTGGCAGATGGGAGTGACCGGGACGCCGGACCCGGGGCCGGACAACGGCACGACGGATTGCAACACCGCCAGCGGCGGTCCGGTGTCTTTGACCGGCGCGCGTGACGGCTGCGTATCGGCGCGGGGAGCTTTCGACATGGTAGGCAACCTGGCCGAGTGGGTGGCGGACTGGGTGCCGGCCCCGACGAACTGCGTGGGGTGGGCCAGCTTCAGCGATGATGACATGTGCCTCGCCGGAGCGAGCACGACCTCGAATTTTCCCGGGGCGCTGACGCGGGGCGGCGCCTTCGTCTCCCTCGGCGGCCGGCTGGCGGGTCCGTTCGCGGTCCATCCCTTCTCGCCGTTTCACGCGAGCGGCTTCATCGGCTTCCGCTGCGCCAGGTAG
- a CDS encoding SUMF1/EgtB/PvdO family nonheme iron enzyme — MKRIMIMVSIAIGLLMSVAGADTFRSNRAEEDSARARGSVHGAGSKRTSVKRCPADAVPAGAVCLDTYEASVWRVPDPTDTNALLVTRIRQGTATETDLAAGGATQLGVAGDDYAPCLNSGQNCADDIFAVSLRGVLPSENITWFQAQEACANAGKRLPTNAEWQMGADGSPDPGPDNGTTDCNSGNAGSATPTGSRSSCVSARGAFDMVGNLAEWVADWVPASANCPGWASFSDDAMCLSGASTTLNFPAALVRGGGFDLVSRSTAGPLSIVEAPPSSSGLVGFRCAR; from the coding sequence ATGAAGCGAATCATGATCATGGTCTCGATTGCCATAGGGCTGCTGATGAGCGTGGCGGGGGCGGACACGTTTCGTTCCAATCGCGCGGAGGAGGATTCCGCTCGGGCGCGTGGCAGCGTCCATGGCGCCGGATCCAAGCGGACGTCTGTGAAGCGATGCCCGGCGGACGCGGTGCCGGCGGGAGCCGTATGCCTCGACACTTACGAGGCGAGCGTGTGGCGGGTGCCCGATCCAACCGACACGAATGCGCTTCTGGTAACCAGGATCCGGCAAGGGACGGCGACCGAGACCGACCTGGCGGCGGGCGGCGCCACGCAGCTGGGCGTGGCAGGCGATGATTACGCGCCGTGCCTGAATAGCGGCCAGAACTGCGCCGACGACATCTTCGCCGTGAGCCTGCGCGGCGTGCTGCCATCGGAGAACATCACCTGGTTCCAGGCGCAGGAAGCCTGCGCCAACGCCGGCAAGCGGCTGCCGACGAACGCCGAGTGGCAGATGGGTGCGGATGGGTCCCCGGACCCCGGGCCGGACAACGGGACGACGGACTGCAACAGCGGCAACGCGGGCTCAGCGACTCCGACCGGCTCGCGCAGCAGCTGCGTCTCGGCGCGGGGAGCCTTCGACATGGTAGGCAACCTGGCCGAATGGGTGGCGGATTGGGTGCCCGCATCGGCGAACTGCCCGGGGTGGGCCAGCTTCAGCGATGACGCGATGTGTCTGTCCGGGGCCAGCACGACCCTGAACTTTCCTGCTGCGTTGGTTCGCGGCGGTGGTTTCGACCTCGTCAGCCGGTCGACGGCCGGCCCGCTCTCGATCGTTGAAGCTCCGCCGTCCAGCTCCGGCTTGGTCGGCTTTCGCTGCGCGCGCTAG